One window from the genome of Diospyros lotus cultivar Yz01 chromosome 11, ASM1463336v1, whole genome shotgun sequence encodes:
- the LOC127812687 gene encoding retrovirus-related Pol polyprotein from transposon TNT 1-94 isoform X4 yields MKFKASQRLSLVVNVNRTSCNHLHQRRPYFSSFLRKLQITPARASFNGGRSGSNSEGNSFLVPGATVATIVMLGVLHARRLYSDRKDQSLGTMIGHARMIDGLYYFDDIFVGNKKVQGFSSISSVLIPDTIMLWHLRLSHHSFAYLKRLFPELFKGMDYSLFQCDSCILAKNHRSTYLPKPYQASKPFYIIHSDVWGPSKISTLFGKRWYVTFIDDHTRLCWVYLMHKKSEVEYLFKNFYTMVENQFQTKINILHYDNRTEYFNEHLGDFLKAKGIHHTSTCRNTPQQNGIAERKNRHLLEVARAIMFSMHIPKYLWGEVVLTASYLINKMPTKVLKYKTPLECLKEVFPNTVTFGSSYQSFWVYCVCSYP; encoded by the exons ATGAAATTTAAGGCGTCGCAGAGACTCTCTCTAGTTGTTAATGTCAACCGCACGAGCTGCAATCATCTCCATCAGCGACGTCCTTACTTCAGTTCGTTTCTTCGGAAGCTACAAATCACTCCAGCTCGAGCTTCCTTCAATGGCGGAAGAAGTGGCAGCAACTCTGAAG GTAATTCATTTTTGGTTCCTGGTGCAACTGTGGCAACTATAGTTATGCTGGGTGTTCTTCATGCCCGTCGTCTTTATAGTGACAGGAAG gaccagAGTTTGGGGACGATGATTGGGCATGCTAGGATGATTGACGgtctttactactttgatgatatcttTGTTGGTAATAAAAAAGTTCAGGGCTTTAGTAGTATTAGTTCAGTTCTTATTCCAGATACAATTAtgctatggcatcttagactaAGCCATCATAGTTTTGCCTATTTGAAACGTTTATTTCCTGAATTGTTTAAAGGAATGGATTATTCACTTTTTCAATGTGACAGTTGTATCTTGGCAAAAAATCATCGTTCTACATATTTACCGAAACCCTACCAAGCatccaaacctttttatataattcatagtgatgtttggggtccatctaaaatttctactctCTTTGGAAAACGGTGGTatgttacctttattgatgatcatacacgtctgtgttgggtttatttgatgcacaaaaaatctgaagtggaatacttattcaaaaatttttacactatggttgaaaatcaatttcaaaccaaaattaatattttacacTATGATAATCGcactgaatattttaatgagcacttgggggattttttgAAAGCTAAAGGTATTCACCATACATCTACTTGTCGAAatactcctcaacagaatggcaTTGCTGAACGTAAAAATAGGCATTTACTCGAAGTCGCACGTGCCATAATGTTTTCTATGCATATTCCAAAATATTTGTGGGGTGAAGTTGTTTTGACAGCCTCCTATTTGATAAACAAGATGCCCACTAAAGTGTTAAAGTATAAAACCCCTCTAGAGTGCCTAAAAGAAGTTTTTCCCAACACGGTTACATTCGGATCTTCCTATCAAAGTTTTTGGGTGTACTGTGTATGTTCATATCCTTAA